A single Nicotiana tabacum cultivar K326 chromosome 5, ASM71507v2, whole genome shotgun sequence DNA region contains:
- the LOC107828938 gene encoding glucose-6-phosphate 1-dehydrogenase, chloroplastic isoform X1 has translation MVTLYSSPSTHSSGPVASYSNSSIGLYNYHHNKQIAVSSILSRKFGSLQINQKPFWNAVRMQDGAVAIPPSKIENETPLKKLKNGISPVAPPKEQKDTIDFDSNKAKSTVSITVVGASGDLAKKKIFPALFALYYEGCLPEHFTIFGYARSKMTDAELRNMVSKTLTCRIDKRENCGEKMEQFLERCFYHSGQYDSLENFAELDKKLKEHEAGRFSNRLFYLSIPPNIFINAVRCASLSASSAHGWTRVIVEKPFGRDSESSAALTRSLKQYLNEDQIFRIDHYLGKELVENLSVLRFSNLIFEPLWSRQYIRNVQFIFSEDFGTEGRGGYFDHYGIIRDIMQNHLLQILALFAMETPVSLDAEDIRNEKVKVLRSMRPLQLDDVIIGQYKCHTKGDVTYPGYTDDKTVPKDSLTPTFAAAALFIDNARWDGVPFLMKAGKALHTRRYSKEIPDAYERLLLDAVEGERRLFIRSDELDAAWSLFTPVLKELEDKKIVPEYYPYGSRGPIGAHYLAARYKVRWGDLV, from the exons ATGGTGACCCTTTATTCTTCTCCTTCAACCCATTCTTCTGGGCCAGTTGCTTCTTACTCTAATTCCTCTATTGGGCTCTATAATTATCATCATAATAAGCAGATAgcagtttcttcaattttgtcgAGAAAGTTTGGTTCTTTGCAAATTAATCAGAAGCCATTTTGGAATGCCGTTCGCATGCAAGATG GTGCAGTAGCGATTCCGCCTAGCAAAATCGAAAATGAGACTCCtttgaagaaattaaaaaatgGAATTTCGCCAGTCGCACCTCCAAAGGAGCAGAAAGATACAATTGATTTCGACAGCAACAAAGCTAAATCAACTGTCAGTATTACTGTTGTTGGTGCTTCAGGAGATCTTGCCAAGAAAAAGATATTTCCTGCACTGTTTGCACTTTATTATGAGGGTTGCCTCCCTGAG CATTTCACTATCTTTGGCTATGCCCGGAGTAAGATGACTGATGCTGAACTACGGAACATGGTTAGCAAGACCCTTACTTGCAGGATTGACAAGAG GGAAAATTGTGGTGAAAAGATGGAACAGTTTTTAGAAAGGTGCTTCTACCACAGCGGCCAATACGATTCCCTGGAAAACTTTGCGGAGCTCGATAAAAAGCTGAAGGAACATGAG GCAGGAAGGTTTTCCAATCGTCTATTCTACTTATCCATTCCaccaaatatttttataaatgcGGTTCGATGTGCTAGCCTCTCTGCATCATCTGCTCATGGCTGGACAAGAGTCATTGTAGAGAAACCCTTTGGTCGGGATTCTGAATCCTCTGCTGCATTGACAAGATCTCTTAAGCAGTACTTGAATGAAGACCAAATTTTTAG GATCGATCACTATTTAGGGAAGGAGCTTGTGGAAAACCTTTCTGTCCTTCGTTTCTCCAACTTGATATTTGAACCCTTGTGGTCAAGGCAGTATATAAGGAATGTGCAGTTTATTTTCTCAGAAGATTTTGGCACTGAAGGACGGGGAGG TTATTTTGATCATTATGGGATAATCAGAGACATCATGCAAAACCATCTGCTTCAAATTCTGGCCCTCTTTGCCATGGAAACACCTGTGAGTTTGGATGCGGAAGATATCAGAAATGAAAAG GTAAAAGTTCTGCGTTCCATGAGACCTTTACAACTAGACGATGTTATCATTGGGCAGTACAAATGTCACACAAAAGGAGATGTTACCTATCCCGGTTATACTGACGACAAGACTGTACCGAAGGACAGTCTAACCCCAACTTTTGCTGCAGCTGCTCTTTTCATAGATAATGCACGATGGGATGGGGTGCCTTTCCTTATGAAAGCTGGGAAAGCTTTACATACTAGGAG ATACTCGAAGGAGATCCCTGATGCATATGAGCGGCTGCTTCTTGATGCTGTAGAAGGTGAAAGGCGGCTTTTCATCCGCAGTGATGAGCTGGATGCTGCTTGGTCTCTTTTCACTCCAGTGTTAAAAGAACTTGAGGATAAGAAAATAGTTCCAGAATATTACCCCTATGGAAGTCGAGGACCTATTGGAGCACATTATCTTGCAGCACGATATAAAGTAAGATGGGGTGATCTTGTGTAG
- the LOC107828938 gene encoding glucose-6-phosphate 1-dehydrogenase, chloroplastic (The RefSeq protein has 5 substitutions compared to this genomic sequence) — protein sequence MVTLYSSPSTHSSGPVASYSNSSIGLYNYHHNKQIAVSSILSRKFGSLQINQKPFWNAVRMQDGAVATPPSKIENETPLKKLKNGILPVAPPKEQKDTIDFDSNKAKSTVSITVVGASGDLAKKKIFPALFALYYEGCLPEHFTIFGYARSKMTDAELRNMVSKTLTCRIDKRENCGEKMEQFLERCFYHSGQYDSLENFAELDKKLKEHEAGRFSNRLFYLSIPPNIFINAVRCASLSASSAHGWTRVIVEKPFGRDSESSAALTRSLKQYLNEDQIFRIDHYLGKELVENLSVLRFSNLIFEPLWSRQCIRNVQFIFSEDFGTEGRGGYFDHYGIIRDIMQNHLLQILALFAMETPVSLDAEDIRNEKVKVLRSMRPLQLDDVIIGQYKCHTKGDVTYPGYTDDKTVPKDSLTPTFAAAALFIDNARWDGVPFLMKAGKALHTRSAEIRVQFRHVPGNLYNKNFGSDLDQATNELVIRVQPNEAIYLKINNKVPGLGMRLDRSNLNLLYSARYSKEIPDAYERLLLDAIEGERRLFIRSDELDAAWSLFTPVLKELEDKKIVPEYYPYGSRGPIGAHYLAARYKVRWGDLV from the exons ATGGTGACCCTTTATTCTTCTCCTTCAACCCATTCTTCTGGGCCAGTTGCTTCTTACTCTAATTCCTCTATTGGGCTCTATAATTATCATCATAATAAGCAGATAgcagtttcttcaattttgtcgAGAAAGTTTGGTTCTTTGCAAATTAATCAGAAGCCATTTTGGAATGCCGTTCGCATGCAAGATG GTGCAGTAGCGATTCCGCCTAGCAAAATCGAAAATGAGACTCCtttgaagaaattaaaaaatgGAATTTCGCCAGTCGCACCTCCAAAGGAGCAGAAAGATACAATTGATTTCGACAGCAACAAAGCTAAATCAACTGTCAGTATTACTGTTGTTGGTGCTTCAGGAGATCTTGCCAAGAAAAAGATATTTCCTGCACTGTTTGCACTTTATTATGAGGGTTGCCTCCCTGAG CATTTCACTATCTTTGGCTATGCCCGGAGTAAGATGACTGATGCTGAACTACGGAACATGGTTAGCAAGACCCTTACTTGCAGGATTGACAAGAG GGAAAATTGTGGTGAAAAGATGGAACAGTTTTTAGAAAGGTGCTTCTACCACAGCGGCCAATACGATTCCCTGGAAAACTTTGCGGAGCTCGATAAAAAGCTGAAGGAACATGAG GCAGGAAGGTTTTCCAATCGTCTATTCTACTTATCCATTCCaccaaatatttttataaatgcGGTTCGATGTGCTAGCCTCTCTGCATCATCTGCTCATGGCTGGACAAGAGTCATTGTAGAGAAACCCTTTGGTCGGGATTCTGAATCCTCTGCTGCATTGACAAGATCTCTTAAGCAGTACTTGAATGAAGACCAAATTTTTAG GATCGATCACTATTTAGGGAAGGAGCTTGTGGAAAACCTTTCTGTCCTTCGTTTCTCCAACTTGATATTTGAACCCTTGTGGTCAAGGCAGTATATAAGGAATGTGCAGTTTATTTTCTCAGAAGATTTTGGCACTGAAGGACGGGGAGG TTATTTTGATCATTATGGGATAATCAGAGACATCATGCAAAACCATCTGCTTCAAATTCTGGCCCTCTTTGCCATGGAAACACCTGTGAGTTTGGATGCGGAAGATATCAGAAATGAAAAG GTAAAAGTTCTGCGTTCCATGAGACCTTTACAACTAGACGATGTTATCATTGGGCAGTACAAATGTCACACAAAAGGAGATGTTACCTATCCCGGTTATACTGACGACAAGACTGTACCGAAGGACAGTCTAACCCCAACTTTTGCTGCAGCTGCTCTTTTCATAGATAATGCACGATGGGATGGGGTGCCTTTCCTTATGAAAGCTGGGAAAGCTTTACATACTAGGAG TGCGGAAATAAGAGTACAATTCAGGCACGTACCAGGAAATTTATACAATAAGAACTTTGGCTCAGATCTTGACCAGGCGACCAACGAGCTTGTTATCCGTGTCCAGCCTAATGAAGCTATATACCTAAAGATCAATAACAAAGTTCCTGGTCTAGGAATGAGATTGGATCGCTGTAATCTTAATCTTCTTTACTCGGCAAG ATACTCGAAGGAGATCCCTGATGCATATGAGCGGCTGCTTCTTGATGCTGTAGAAGGTGAAAGGCGGCTTTTCATCCGCAGTGATGAGCTGGATGCTGCTTGGTCTCTTTTCACTCCAGTGTTAAAAGAACTTGAGGATAAGAAAATAGTTCCAGAATATTACCCCTATGGAAGTCGAGGACCTATTGGAGCACATTATCTTGCAGCACGATATAAAGTAAGATGGGGTGATCTTGTGTAG